A window of Bradyrhizobium sp. AZCC 1610 contains these coding sequences:
- a CDS encoding IS4 family transposase, whose protein sequence is MLCTRSVCLRQMAQGDWAANMAFWRFVNNPQVTIDKLIEGWSLQTSIAVSGRHVLSIQDTSEIKFHTCPGHRRGLGKVGKGNARGVLLHAMMAVDADSGVCLGLTGGEVWTRKRKAKIAHEKRALADKESARWVTTAEQGRDVLAAARMITVVNDREGDFFAHWALTPADNVHLLSRAMHDHALVDGGTLYQAVERARFCDKAVIDLPKRMDRRGRQAHLSMRFGTVVLKRPPRPGVKDLPEGVKVSFVEVVELRPPKGAKPIHWLLLTTHPIAAAADAWRIVSWYKQRWIIEQLFRSLKSQGLRIEDSQLDSAEGLIKLAAIATRVACIVIQLVQARNGGEELPADFAFTPDEIEALKAINKTLKGRTELQKNHHRPNTIAWAAWIIAKLGGWTGYASHRPPGPITFHIGMARFQILVYGPANV, encoded by the coding sequence ATGCTTTGCACGCGCAGCGTCTGTTTGCGCCAGATGGCGCAGGGCGACTGGGCTGCGAACATGGCGTTCTGGCGGTTTGTGAACAATCCACAGGTCACGATCGACAAGCTGATTGAAGGCTGGAGCCTGCAGACGTCGATCGCGGTCAGCGGGCGTCATGTGCTGTCAATCCAGGATACCAGCGAGATTAAGTTCCACACCTGTCCTGGACATCGGCGCGGCTTGGGCAAGGTCGGCAAAGGCAATGCTCGCGGCGTGTTGCTGCATGCCATGATGGCGGTCGATGCCGACAGCGGGGTCTGTCTCGGGCTCACCGGCGGTGAGGTGTGGACGCGCAAGCGCAAGGCCAAGATCGCTCACGAGAAGCGCGCCTTGGCCGACAAGGAGTCGGCGCGCTGGGTGACGACCGCTGAGCAAGGCCGCGATGTTCTGGCCGCTGCTCGTATGATCACCGTTGTCAACGACCGCGAGGGGGATTTCTTTGCTCACTGGGCGCTGACACCCGCTGACAATGTCCACCTCCTGTCGCGCGCCATGCACGACCATGCGCTGGTCGACGGCGGCACGCTTTATCAGGCAGTCGAACGGGCCCGCTTCTGCGACAAGGCGGTGATCGATCTGCCAAAGCGAATGGATCGCCGCGGTCGCCAGGCCCACCTCTCCATGCGCTTCGGAACCGTTGTGCTCAAACGGCCGCCGCGCCCCGGCGTGAAAGACCTGCCGGAGGGCGTCAAAGTCAGCTTCGTGGAAGTCGTCGAGTTGCGCCCCCCGAAGGGCGCCAAGCCCATTCATTGGTTGCTCTTGACCACGCATCCGATTGCCGCTGCCGCCGATGCCTGGCGGATCGTCTCCTGGTACAAGCAGCGCTGGATCATCGAACAGCTCTTTCGCTCGCTGAAGAGCCAGGGTCTGCGCATCGAGGATAGTCAGCTCGACAGCGCTGAAGGCCTGATCAAACTCGCGGCGATCGCTACCAGAGTGGCATGTATCGTCATCCAGCTGGTTCAAGCCCGCAATGGCGGCGAAGAATTGCCGGCAGATTTTGCGTTCACACCGGACGAGATCGAAGCGCTCAAGGCCATCAACAAAACCCTGAAAGGCCGGACCGAGCTTCAGAAGAACCACCATCGCCCCAACACTATCGCCTGGGCCGCATGGATCATCGCAAAGCTCGGCGGATGGACCGGCTACGCCTCGCATCGCCCACCTGGACCAATCACCTTCCACATCGGAATGGCTCGCTTCCAAATCCTCGTATATGGCCCGGCAAACGTGTAG
- a CDS encoding enoyl-CoA hydratase, which produces MSANEMVLQNLDAGLLTITMNRPDRRNALNPDMTRGLVEAARRAAEDHEVRAVLLKGAGGTFCVGGDVKSMAEGRAPLGFEAKMANLRRGMEVSRILHQMPKPVVAQLDGAAAGAGLSIALSCDLRVASASCKITTAFAKVGLSGDYGGTYFLTQMLGSAKARELYLMSPVLSAQEAYNLGMVTKVVPEADIDAEAHDLAMSLAQGPSVTLGYIKRNINNAETMSLEACFDAEAIHHSRSGDTADHKEAAKAFVEKRKPVFQGH; this is translated from the coding sequence ATGAGCGCAAACGAAATGGTCCTCCAGAACCTCGACGCTGGGCTACTCACCATCACCATGAACCGCCCCGACCGGCGCAACGCGCTCAACCCGGACATGACGCGCGGGCTGGTGGAGGCGGCGCGGCGCGCGGCTGAGGATCACGAGGTGCGAGCGGTGCTGTTGAAGGGCGCCGGCGGCACGTTCTGCGTCGGCGGCGACGTCAAGTCGATGGCGGAGGGCCGGGCGCCGCTCGGCTTCGAGGCCAAGATGGCCAATCTGCGCCGCGGCATGGAAGTGTCGCGCATCCTGCACCAGATGCCGAAGCCCGTGGTGGCGCAGCTCGATGGCGCCGCCGCCGGCGCTGGCCTCTCGATCGCGCTGTCCTGCGACCTGCGTGTTGCCAGCGCCTCCTGCAAGATTACGACAGCTTTTGCCAAAGTCGGATTGTCGGGCGATTACGGCGGAACGTACTTCCTGACCCAGATGCTCGGCAGCGCCAAGGCGCGTGAGCTCTATTTGATGTCGCCGGTGCTGTCGGCGCAGGAAGCGTACAATCTCGGCATGGTGACAAAAGTAGTGCCGGAAGCCGATATCGACGCCGAAGCGCACGACCTTGCGATGTCGCTGGCGCAGGGGCCGTCGGTGACGCTGGGCTACATCAAGCGCAACATCAACAACGCCGAGACGATGTCGCTGGAAGCCTGCTTCGACGCCGAAGCTATCCACCATTCGCGCTCCGGCGACACCGCCGACCACAAGGAAGCGGCGAAGGCCTTCGTCGAGAAGCGCAAACCCGTATTTCAGGGACATTGA